The Thermomicrobiales bacterium genome contains the following window.
ATCCGCTTTCTGCTGCTCTGCGCGGCGCTGTTTTTCGGCATCCGCACCGTCGCCCCGACCTATGCGATCGAGGGCGAGAGCATGTCACCTACTTACCATAACGGCAATCGGGTGATCCTCAACGGTGTCTATCGGTTTCAGTCGCCGCACCGGGGCGATGTCATCGTGTTCAACCCGCCAGTGCAGAGCACCGAGCCGTACATCAAGCGCGTCATCGGCCTGCCCGGCGACCATGTCCTGATCGAGAACGGCGAGGTGACGATCAATGGCGAGCCGCTCGGCGAGTCGTACCTGCACGGCGTCTCGACGACCTGTTACCACACTGCCTTCTGCGATCTCGTTGTCCCGCCGGGGACGGTGTTTGTGCTTGGCGACAATCGGCCCAACAGCAGTGATTCGCGTGTCTTCGGCCCGGTTGATGAGAAGGCGATCATCGGCAATGTGCTGGTGAGCATCTGGCCGCCGAACGCGATCGGCGTCGGCTCCTAGCTCACGTTCGACAACACAACTGCCCCCTCCTGTTTCGATGGCTCGTTCGTCGTAACCCGTAACGCGAGACAAAAGCGCGAGGCGTGGTCTACCATGCGTTCCAGCGATACCGTTCGCGCGCTGGAGCGGAGGTGGGGAACGCGATGAGACCACTGGCCGGCGTCTATACGATCCTGACGACGCCATTCCTCAACGACGGTAGCCTGGATGAGATCAGCCTCGCGCGTTTGATCGAGGTGTCGATCGGCGCGGGGGCGGATGGACTGACCGCGCTTGGCGTGGCCGGCGAGGCGCACAAGCTGACCGATAGCGAGCGTCGCCGCGTCGTCGAGCTCGTGGTAGAGACGGCCGCCGGCCGCGTCCCGGTCGTTGTCGGCGCCAGCCGCGAGTCGACTGAGGCGACGATCGAGGCCTGCCGCGAGGCAGAGCGGGCTGGTGTAGCCGGCGTCATGATCGCCCCGCCCACGTTCGTCCAGCCAGGGCCGGCGCTCACTCGCCACTTCGCCCGCGTCAGCGCGGCGACGACGCTGCCGATCACGTTGCAGGACTATCCGCCAGTGAATGGCGTCACGATGTCGCCGGCCGACATGGCTGCGCTCGTTGATGCCGCGCCGTCGATCGTGACTGTCAAGCTGGAGGATCCGCCGACGCCGCAGCGCATCGCCCAACTGGTCGATCTGCTCGGCGACCGCGGCACGACCGTCGTCGGTGGCTCGGGCGGGCTCTATCTGCTCGACGAGCTCCGGCGCGGCGCGGCCGGCACGATGACTGGCTTCGCCTACCCCGAGGTGCTCGTCCGCATCTGGCGGGCGTGGCGCGATGGCGACCGCGTAGCCGCTGCTGAGACCTATTACCGCTACCTGCCGCTGCTCGTCTTTGAGGGCCAGCCGAAGCTCGGCGTCGCCATCCGCAAGGAAATCCTGCGTCATCGCGGGCTGATCGACACGGCGCTTGTCCGCCAGCCCGGCCCGCAGCTCGCGCCCGGCATCGCCGACGATCTTGCCGCGACGCTTGCCTGGCTGCGGATGGACGATGAGTTCCCGCCGAGCGCAAACGAAGGAGATGACCGATGAACGACCGGCCGACCTGCTACCTTTCGGCGCAGGCAGAGGACGCGCTCCGGCGGGTCAGCACCGCGACGCTGACCTCACAGATGCTGAAGCGCGGGTATCGGACGACGTTCATGGCCGGCGTCGCGCCGGTGCGGCCCGACCTGCGGATGGTCGGCTACGCCTTCACCCTGCGCTACGTCCCGATGCGGGAGGATCTCGACCTCGGGCCGACCGACAACCGCGCCAGCATTCAGCGCATCGCCGTCGAATCGGTCGGCCCCGGCGATGTGCTGGTGATCGACGCCCGCGGCGATGTCGAGGCCGGCGTGCTGGGCGATATCCTGTCGACCCGGATGCAGGTGCGCGGCGCGGTCGGGCTGGTCACCGACGGCGCGCTGCGCGACGTGCCGGCCTTCCGCGCCATGGAGTTCCCGACCTACTGCCGCGCCGCTCACGCTAGCCAGAGCGCCGTGCGCCACCATCCAGCGGACCTGAACGTGCCGATCGGCTGCGGCAGCGTGCTGGTCATGCCCGGCGACGTCGTCGTTGGCGACGCCGAGGGGGTCGTCGTCCTGCCGCGCGCCACCGCCGAGGAGATCGCGCTGGCCGCCCTGGAGCAGGAGGAGATCGAGGCGTTCGTCCTGGAGAAGATCCGGGCCGGCGCGTCGATCCACGGCATCTACCCGCCCGACGAGGCCACGCGGGCCGAGTTCGCCAAGCGTCGCGGTTAGATCACCTCCAGCCCGTTCGCGTCCGGCAGCTGTGGAAACGGCGCGTGAGGCTCGGCCTGATACCAGAAGGCGGTCGAGGCGATATCGTCTTGCAGTGGCAGGTACCGGCGCTCGCCGCCGACCGGCGTCCGCCAGCCGAGCGCCTGGATCGTGACGCGCAGGTCGGTGGCAAAGCGGATCGGGTCGGGGACGTGCCAGCGATACATGCCGAACCGCTGCTGGCTGGCGTAGAGGCCGTCCGGCCGGATCACCTGCGGCAGGCCGAGGTACGGAGTCGAGAACGTGCCGTACTCGCCCTGCGGCTGCTCGAAGTTCCACGCCCCGCCGAAGTAGTCCTCGGCGCCGGTGCCGCAGATCGTCGGCCAGTCGTCGTCGCCGTCCAGGTAGAACTTGATCTCGCCCTCGCCCCACCAGCGGTTGTTGTTGACGCCCCAGGCGAGGTACGTCCCAACGTACTGGCCCTGGCCGCGGACGCCATCGAGCAGCGTGTGGACCTCCTTGTAGGGGAGGGGGTTGTTGCGTCGCCACTGGGCATGCAGGTAGGCGCGGTCGTCCTCGACGTCGGTCAGCGCGTAGGTGATCTGGTAGTAGAAGCCGCGCACCTCGTCGGGACGCAGATTCTCGATCGTGATCCTCGCCCGCTTGCGAAAGGGCATCTCCCAGTAGGAGTTGAACCCGCCGGCCGGGTTGACGGCTACCGGCAGCGAGGCGATGTTGCAGCGCACGCCCCAGCCGTTGCAGAAGAAGTCTCCCAGTGGCGTCTCGACCGATGGGGTCTCCTCGTCGTCCCAGTAGCAGCGCAGGACGAGCTGTCGCCAGGCAGCCGGCGTGACGGTCAGCCAGATGTGCTGGATCGCGCCGGGGCCGTCGATGTCTGCGAGGATCACTGTCGCGTCCCCCGGAATGACGATGCTCGGCGAGACCTTCCAGCCCTGGCCAAGCTCGCGGGCGGCGATTGCGCCAGTTCCTTCTGTCGCCATGCCGCCCTGACCTTTCGCGCCGGTGAAGTTCTCGGCCGAGATCGAGCGTGTTTTCGCGTTGCTCAGCCGGGCGAGGTTGCCCAGGTGCATGCCGAGGCCGTTGAATTCGCCCACTGTGTCCCCCTCCGTCGTTGATAGTCCGTCGATCGGGCGAGCGTATGATCGCATAGCGCCCGTAGACGGTTTACGATAGGGGACAGCGAGACAGCCACGAGCGAGGAAGGCGGGTGCGGACGATGCCGGTTGAGACACAGACGCTGCCTGGGGTCATTACGGTGGGCGCCGACGGCGAGGAGCTGGCCCGGGGCTGGTGCATCGTTGTCTATGAGATGGCCGGCCAGCACCTGCCGCTCGCTGACTGGCGCGGCGAGATCGCGGTCGATAGCGAGTCCGCAGCCCGGCTCAGCGCCGCCGCGGATCTCCATATCCGCTTCCACCCGTATGGCGGCGTCTACGAGCCGTGGCATGGACCGGTGACGGTCGCGCCAGTGGGCGAGGAGGACGATCCCAACGGCCGGCGGCTGCGGCTCAGCAGCGCGGGGCCGCTGATCCGCTCGCGGTATTCGCCCGACGAGCTGCGCCACGGCTTTCCCGAATTGGCCAGCGCGACGGAGGAATAGCGCGAGGCGAGTATCCCGACCGGCGCTACGGTAGCGCCTACCGCGACTGCTTCCTCGCCCGCTGGGCGAGGGCCGAGGCTGCCGCCGCGCTCAGCGCAACCACCGCAACCGCGCCGATTGCGAAGTAGACCTTGGCGTTCGACGACCCCTTTCCGCTGGTGTCGCCGCCAGACGCTGTCGGGTTGGCAGAAGCAGCGCCGACACTCGTGGCGCTGGTTGGAGACGCCGCGCTCTGGGCGGTCGGCGCCGGGGCATTCGGATCGACTGTGAAGCTGAAGTCGCCGGTTGTCTTGTGGCCGTCCGCAAGCGATAGCGCCACCCAGTCAACCGTATATCTGCCGTTTGGCAGGTCGCCGGCCAACGATGCGACGAGCATGTTGCGGTCGGGGTTCTCCAGATCGACGCCCGCGCTGCCTGGCGTGATGTCCTTGCCGTCCGGGTCGAGCACCCTGATTGAGCTGCCGGTCGCGTCGAGCTCGCCGGGGAAGGTGATCGTTATTTGCGCGGGCGCCGTGGGGATAACGCTGCCATCGGCCGGGTTGGATCGGGCCGGAGCCTCGTGCGCGAGAACGGTTGCCGCCGATAACGCCAGGATGAGCGTCAATATCGCCGCCAGCCACTGAAATCGAGATATCACGTGGTTCGGTCCTCCCTGTTGCGTCTCACGTCGTCCCCCGGCGTGCCGTCGGCAATCATAGCCCGCCGGCCGGCTGCTATAGTCAGCGCGAAATTGCGACACGCCCACGGAGACGCGCCGGACAGAACCGCCCCGCAGGGCGATGTCACGCCAGACACGAGAGGCATCCGATGGTAACCATTGCGCCCCGCGCCCGCGCCGAGATCCCAGCCGACGACACCTGGGACCTGACTGCGATCTTCCCCGACAAGGCGGCATGGGAGGCCGTAATCGAGAGTGTCCGCGCCGATCTGCCACGTCTAACAGTGATGCAGGGCACGCTCGGTGATGGCGCCGGCCAGCTGCTGGCCGCGTTTGCGCTCCAGGACTCGATCGGCAACCGGCTGGGCCGCATCTTCGCCTGGGCCGGACTCCGCAAGGACGAGGACAACGCTAACGCCGAGGCCGTTGCGAACTATGATCGCGCCGTCAAGCTGAGCGTCGACGCAAGCGAGGTCGGGTCGTTCGTCGAGCCGGAGATCCTCGCCATGCCGGACGGCGTGATTGAGTCGTACCTGGATGGTGAGCCGGCACTGGCGGTGTATCGCCATGCCCTCGAGAGTCTGTTGCGCCAGCGCGCCCACGTCCTCTCTGCCGACCAGGAGCGGCTGCTAGCGGCGGCCGGCGAGATGGCAATGGCGCCCGGACAGATCTTCTCGATGCTCAACGACGCCGACCTGCGCTATGGAACGGTCACCGACGAGGATGGTAATTCGGTCGTCCTGACCAAGGGCAGCTACTCACGCTTTCTGGAGAGCCGGTCGCGAGATGTTCGCAAGCAGGCATTCACGCTGATGCATCAGGCATATCGTGACCATCGCAACACACTCGCTGCAACCTACGCCGCTAGCGTCAAGGCCGATGCCTTCTACGCGCGCGTCCATAACTATGGCTCGACAATCGAGGCAGCGCTTTCGCCGCACAACATCCCTCTCGACGTCTATGACAACCTGATCGCGACGGTCAACGGCCGACTGGGCCTGCTCCACCGCTACATTGCGCTCCGCAAGCGCGTGCTCGGGCTGGATCGGCTCGGCGTCTACGATCTGTATGTCCCAATCGTCGCTGAAGTCAAGCGCGAGTTCACCTGGGAGGCGGGCGTTGAGACGGTGCTGGGCGCGCTCGGCTCGCTGGGTGACGACTATCGTTCGGTGCTGGCGGGTGGCCTCGACTCGCGCTGGGTGGACGTCTACGAGAATGTTGGCAAGACGAGCGGCGCCTACTCGTGGGGTGTTTACGGCGTCCATCCGTTTATTCTGATGAACTGGTCCAGTCAATTGCGCGATGTCTTTACGCTGGCACACGAGGCCGGCCATGCGATGCATTCGCACTATTCCAGCAACACGCAGCCATATGTCTATAGCCACTACACGCTCTTCGTCGCCGAGGTCGCATCGACCGTCAACGAGCTGCTCCTGACCGATGCGCTCCGTCGCCAGACCGACGACCGGCTGTTCGAGGCGTATCTGGTCA
Protein-coding sequences here:
- the pepF gene encoding oligoendopeptidase F — translated: MVTIAPRARAEIPADDTWDLTAIFPDKAAWEAVIESVRADLPRLTVMQGTLGDGAGQLLAAFALQDSIGNRLGRIFAWAGLRKDEDNANAEAVANYDRAVKLSVDASEVGSFVEPEILAMPDGVIESYLDGEPALAVYRHALESLLRQRAHVLSADQERLLAAAGEMAMAPGQIFSMLNDADLRYGTVTDEDGNSVVLTKGSYSRFLESRSRDVRKQAFTLMHQAYRDHRNTLAATYAASVKADAFYARVHNYGSTIEAALSPHNIPLDVYDNLIATVNGRLGLLHRYIALRKRVLGLDRLGVYDLYVPIVAEVKREFTWEAGVETVLGALGSLGDDYRSVLAGGLDSRWVDVYENVGKTSGAYSWGVYGVHPFILMNWSSQLRDVFTLAHEAGHAMHSHYSSNTQPYVYSHYTLFVAEVASTVNELLLTDALRRQTDDRLFEAYLVNHVLEDLRGTLMRQTMFAEFERWAHAHVEAGDALTPDLMDSRYAELCRTYYGPDVEVDEHVAAEWSRIPHFYRAFYVYQYATGISAAAALSRQIIEEGEPARRRYRAFLSGGSSRYSIDLLRSAGVDMASPQPIDRALDLFESLIDELERLLGGADSH
- the lepB gene encoding signal peptidase I, which encodes MIPTDEMAHSEHLEQQPTQPLQSVKPVNPVRAWLPTIRFLLLCAALFFGIRTVAPTYAIEGESMSPTYHNGNRVILNGVYRFQSPHRGDVIVFNPPVQSTEPYIKRVIGLPGDHVLIENGEVTINGEPLGESYLHGVSTTCYHTAFCDLVVPPGTVFVLGDNRPNSSDSRVFGPVDEKAIIGNVLVSIWPPNAIGVGS
- a CDS encoding ribonuclease activity regulator RraA, with product MNDRPTCYLSAQAEDALRRVSTATLTSQMLKRGYRTTFMAGVAPVRPDLRMVGYAFTLRYVPMREDLDLGPTDNRASIQRIAVESVGPGDVLVIDARGDVEAGVLGDILSTRMQVRGAVGLVTDGALRDVPAFRAMEFPTYCRAAHASQSAVRHHPADLNVPIGCGSVLVMPGDVVVGDAEGVVVLPRATAEEIALAALEQEEIEAFVLEKIRAGASIHGIYPPDEATRAEFAKRRG
- a CDS encoding dihydrodipicolinate synthase family protein, translated to MRPLAGVYTILTTPFLNDGSLDEISLARLIEVSIGAGADGLTALGVAGEAHKLTDSERRRVVELVVETAAGRVPVVVGASRESTEATIEACREAERAGVAGVMIAPPTFVQPGPALTRHFARVSAATTLPITLQDYPPVNGVTMSPADMAALVDAAPSIVTVKLEDPPTPQRIAQLVDLLGDRGTTVVGGSGGLYLLDELRRGAAGTMTGFAYPEVLVRIWRAWRDGDRVAAAETYYRYLPLLVFEGQPKLGVAIRKEILRHRGLIDTALVRQPGPQLAPGIADDLAATLAWLRMDDEFPPSANEGDDR
- a CDS encoding copper resistance protein CopC codes for the protein MISRFQWLAAILTLILALSAATVLAHEAPARSNPADGSVIPTAPAQITITFPGELDATGSSIRVLDPDGKDITPGSAGVDLENPDRNMLVASLAGDLPNGRYTVDWVALSLADGHKTTGDFSFTVDPNAPAPTAQSAASPTSATSVGAASANPTASGGDTSGKGSSNAKVYFAIGAVAVVALSAAAASALAQRARKQSR
- a CDS encoding glycoside hydrolase family 172 protein, which encodes MGEFNGLGMHLGNLARLSNAKTRSISAENFTGAKGQGGMATEGTGAIAARELGQGWKVSPSIVIPGDATVILADIDGPGAIQHIWLTVTPAAWRQLVLRCYWDDEETPSVETPLGDFFCNGWGVRCNIASLPVAVNPAGGFNSYWEMPFRKRARITIENLRPDEVRGFYYQITYALTDVEDDRAYLHAQWRRNNPLPYKEVHTLLDGVRGQGQYVGTYLAWGVNNNRWWGEGEIKFYLDGDDDWPTICGTGAEDYFGGAWNFEQPQGEYGTFSTPYLGLPQVIRPDGLYASQQRFGMYRWHVPDPIRFATDLRVTIQALGWRTPVGGERRYLPLQDDIASTAFWYQAEPHAPFPQLPDANGLEVI